From the genome of Desulfobaculum xiamenense:
CTGCTACCGCATAGCGCATCCCGACGCGAATCCGAAGGGGCGGACAGTGTGGAGCGAACCCTACGTAGATACCGTCGGTCAGGGGCTTGTGGTTACCGTCGCCTCGCCGATTCACGCTGGGAATGGAGCTTTTCTCGGCGTGGCGGGGATGGAGTTCTCGCTTGATGGAATGGTCGCGGAAATACTGCGCAGTTCGGCCAACTGGGACGACTTTGGCCTGCTTGTGGATGCGGCGGGGAGGGTGCTCGGCGTGTCCTCTGGCCGGGCGGACCTTCTTGGGCTTGATGTTGAAAGACCGCAGACGCTGGTTCCTGGTGCGCCGCTTAACGTCTGGCTTGCCCAATCCCACGAGCCGGACGTGCGGGCCATAGCGCAGGACCTGCGGACTCCTGGTTCGGGCGTACGGACCATCGTCCTGCGCGGGGAGCGACATCTTGTAGCCTTCCATCACATGGCGTCCACCGGCTGGAATTATGCGACAGTCGTTCCCGAGGCGACGCTTTTGTCCTCCGTCACCGTGACCCGTGCGGCTATGGCCGAAACGGTTCGGGCGGCTCTTGCCCGACATCTGCTGCTGGCCGTGGGCGTGGGGGCATTGACCCTCGCCTTGCTGCTGGTTTTCGTGGGGCGCAGGGTGCTTGCGCCGGTGCGTAGGTTGAGCGCCGCGACGAAAGCCGTGGCGGCGGGCGATCTGGAGTCGCGCATCACCGGCTTTCGTGACGACGAGTTCGGGCAGCTCGCGCAGGCGTTCAACGCCATGACCCGCGACCTTGGGCGCAGCCGCGACATGCTCGCCCGCGCCGAGGCCGGATACCGCAGCATTTTCGAGAACGCGGTGGAAGGCATCTATCAGACGTCGGCCGACGGGCGTTTCTTGAGCGCCAACCCGGCGCTGGCGAACATCCTCGGCTACGATTCGCCCGAACAACTGGTTCGCGAGGTCAATCACGTGGGCCTGCAAATTTACGTGGACCCTGCGGATCGGGACTGCTTCCTCGAACGCATGCGCAGCGGGGCGGATTTTTTCTGTTTCGAGGCGCGGCTGCGGCGGCGCGACGGGGCGCATATCTGGGCGCGCTGGCACGGGCGGAGCATACTCGGCCCCGATGGGGAGATCGAATCTTTCACAGGGCTGTTGGAGGACGTCACCGAACGGCGCATGGCCGAGGAGCGCATCCATGCCCTGAATCGCGAATTGCTCCTCGCGCAGGAGCACGAGCGCAAGCTCGTGGCTCTGCACCTGCACGATAACGTGGCGCAGAATCTGTCATTCCTCAAGATCCAGGCGCTGCTCATTGCGGAGTCGGCTGACGGTAGCGACTGCGACATGGAT
Proteins encoded in this window:
- a CDS encoding PAS domain S-box protein — encoded protein: MSKGPRFSVGRDILLIVTVAIASAAVALWLVSARGIGDVGEFAASVNERNIGMLASQYLARSVRERAERYDVLFRSAQGQVESAAGMAALLLARADADAATSSALDTFAYDAHKGIFHNGAASRVSCAYWGGPILDSGIRDRIATLSLLDPLLESATLRLPCVAGAWILLESGILRYSPNIQLAERMPPVANFDYRDDHCYRIAHPDANPKGRTVWSEPYVDTVGQGLVVTVASPIHAGNGAFLGVAGMEFSLDGMVAEILRSSANWDDFGLLVDAAGRVLGVSSGRADLLGLDVERPQTLVPGAPLNVWLAQSHEPDVRAIAQDLRTPGSGVRTIVLRGERHLVAFHHMASTGWNYATVVPEATLLSSVTVTRAAMAETVRAALARHLLLAVGVGALTLALLLVFVGRRVLAPVRRLSAATKAVAAGDLESRITGFRDDEFGQLAQAFNAMTRDLGRSRDMLARAEAGYRSIFENAVEGIYQTSADGRFLSANPALANILGYDSPEQLVREVNHVGLQIYVDPADRDCFLERMRSGADFFCFEARLRRRDGAHIWARWHGRSILGPDGEIESFTGLLEDVTERRMAEERIHALNRELLLAQEHERKLVALHLHDNVAQNLSFLKIQALLIAESADGSDCDMDDFLRVLSETIDAVRNMAYELRPSGLDELGLARALELYCNEFAERSDVEVDFSAAGIEETGITSEMSIHSFRIVQEALRNVERHSGAGRVQVKLVASHPNLIMRIRDDGCGFDAEAQLKVAARSRRMGLQGMRERARLMGGDLRIVAGTGRGTSIVVECPLSGAWAPAAGQCAV